In Cygnus olor isolate bCygOlo1 chromosome 22, bCygOlo1.pri.v2, whole genome shotgun sequence, a genomic segment contains:
- the THY1 gene encoding thy-1 membrane glycoprotein — translation MNPTVGIAVILTVLQAAQCQMIKDLSACLLGQSLRVDCRYENKTSNPLTYEFSITKDNRKHVIHSTISVSENVYRSRANVTMHKNLVCLYLQSFTTSDEGVYMCELKATSDYTGNQIKNITVIKDKLEKCAGFSLLIQNTSWLLLLLLSLPLLQAVDFVSL, via the exons ATGAACCCCACCGTCGGCATCGCTGTCATCCTGACAG TGCTCCAGGCCGCCCAGTGCCAGATGATCAAGGACCTGAGTGCCTGCCTGCTGGGCCAGAGCCTGCGGGTGGACTGCCGCTACgagaacaaaaccagcaacCCGCTGACCTACGAGTTCAGCATCACCAAGGACAACAGGAAGCACGTCATCCACAGCACCATCAGCGTCTCCGAAAACGTCTACCGGAGCCGCGCCAACGTCACCATGCACAAGAACCTGGTGTGCCTCTACCTGCAGAGCTTCACCACCAGCGATGAGGGGGTCTACATGTGCGAGCTGAAGGCCACCAGCGACTACACCGGCAACCAGATAAAGAACATCACTGTCATCAAAG ACAAACTGGAGAAATGCGCCGGCTTCAGCCTCTTGATCCAGAACACTTCGtggctcctcctgctcctcctttccctgcctctcctgcaaGCCGTGGACTTCGTGTccctgtga